Part of the Catalinimonas alkaloidigena genome is shown below.
GAGGTCGGTATTCAGTGCTTAGGGTAAGGCCGTAGAGCTCCAGGCCTGCTATGCTATCATCAAAGGTGGTATAGATACCGGAGATAAAACCTTCCGGGTCCTGAAAAATCTCTCCCCGGGCGGTAATGGAATACAACGGACTAAATTGCCATCTTACGGTAGTGAGTGCATTATACATGAAGGCAGTCCCATTCGGGTTCTCCAGTTCGGAATTCGTTTGGGTCCCCAGGTCGCCGCCAATGATCACAAACCAGCTATCGGCGGGTTGCCAGTTGGCATAGAGGTTATGGTAAGTGCGGTATTGCTCAGGCTCTTGCCCGTCTAAAGACTCTCTGCCGAACAGATTGGTATAAGTTAGATTCAGATTGTCAGAAAGCGCATATGATGTAGCAATACCAACTGATTTGGCATCATTGGCATCCAGAAAATAATTATAGCCACTTACTACCCAGAAGGCAAAGTCCAGCCGCTCACTACCTTCATAAGACAGTCGGGCTCCGCTCTGAAAAAAAGGCTCGTTGTAGGTGGCTACCGCGGTAGCACTGGTATAGTTGTTTTTGGGCAGAAAGCTTTCCGTACCGATGTGAGTGGCGAAGAATCCGGCATCTACCCACCACTTGTCAAAAAGCCGTACGCCCATATTGGCTTCCTGCACCGCCCTGAACTCCTCCGACCAGGTGGCCTCGGCAATGTCGCCGTAATGAATGATGACATTACCCCTGACTCTGTCAGCATTGTAGTGTACACCTAGCTGGGCGATATTCAGGCCGAAGCGCTCATCACGGGGAGAAACGGTAGTGACCGGCTGTAAGGAATTAGCCTCACTTTCACCGCTGAAGTTGGCGAAGTAGACATCCGAATGTGCAGAAAGGGTAAGGCTTTGGGTACTGTCGGCGGCTTCCTGTGCGACAAGAAACTGGCTGTTTAGCAAGTATAAAAAAAAGAAAACCCCTACTTTTTTCATATAGGGTTTACTAATTATAAAAGCTAATTGTTCAACAATATTGTACAATAGTTCTGAGTGTTATGGTTCTTGGAGTCGTGGTACGCTGGGTTAAAGTTCGTAGGCTTATAGTGTGTACTTAGAATTAATACACTCTGACACCAAAAACTAAAACATCACTCCGTAGCGACCAAGAACCATAACACTATGTTAAAAATCCGAATATTCAGCCGCGCGGAGGAAGATGATGTCAGACTTGGAAACATTGTTCTGGTATTCGTCCTTCACCTTAAGCTCCAGCCAGTCAGGATCTGCTCTGAAGTCATCCCAGCGCTTATCTCTTTCTGCACGGTTATTATAAGCAGTCATGTACATTAGGTTGGGCATACGACCACCGAATAATGTTTCTGCGTAAAATACCGACTCAAAGCCCAGGTTGTTAAAGATTTCAATTTCATCACCCTCATTAAACATTTTCACTTTGCTGGCATACAGTTTTTCCGTAGCCCCCTCGTAGCTACGCAACTCATACACACGTTCGCTTTTGGGGCTATTTAAATCAGGTACGATAGGAGCGGGCATATCAGAAAAAGCGTGTAGCAAAATGGTTTCAATCCGCTCATAAGGCGCATCGTCGTGAGCGGCATCCAGATAATCACTACCTGCTCGCTGGTACTTTTTGTCCTTTTCCAATGCATCCTCAGTCTGCAGGATTTTCTCAAAAGAGGAGTAAGGCACCAGCACATAGGTCATGGGCGTTTCGCTTTCCGTAGCATGAAATACCCCTATATTTTCAATGCCGGCACGGTGTATGGCCGGAACATAGGCATCTTTCAGATATTCGTCTACCCTTTGCTGCTGGCTTTCATCCGCCAGGTGATAGACTTTAAGCTGGTAAAAATACTTGTTGTTTTGCTGTCCGTAAGTCAGGGAGGTGCTGAGCATCATGCCCAGTAGCAGGCAAATCAGGTGTAGGTTGTACTTTTTCACTGTTATCATTGGTTTTAGTTGATCAAGCAATGATAAGCAGCTTTCTGTAAAATAACATCTTTCACAGCATATTAATCACTCTCATGGTACCAATCTACTCAGCAGATAGCCCGGAAGTTTTACCTGGGCAGTTTGGTCAACGTTTATATTCAAAGAATCAATGGCAGCATACCCAGCAGTAAAAGTGCTGGAATCGCGTACTTCTATCTTTGCCAGCTCCACTTTATTGTTCTCATCCAAAAGGACTAATCCCCCTTGCCTGATGCTGGCCGAAAGCTGTGCGATGGTGTTTTCTTTCAGTAGTATTCCTCTCTGGTATCCTTTCATATGGATGCTCATCTGTGCTTCGTCCCATCCCGATAGCCGGCAGGTGATGCCCTCAGTGAATAAAGCAGATAGGTGAGGAGCGATAATGTTTACTCCTGCGTGATTGTCGTAGAAAGCATAGTTCTGATTGTAGCTTGAGTTTGATTCAGGATATTGTATACTGATGACTAAGGTGTCGTCTTTGACCTCCCACAAGAGATTGGGTCGGGCATCATGGGTAGTTAGAAGTTCGTACGTATCGCCTTGCTGCAATTGTACCAGGTGTGGATAGTTACCGCTCAGTTTCACAGCGGTAAAAGGCTCCAGATTTTCCTGAGCATAGCCATAGAAAGGATTGTCACGGTCTATTTTCTCAAACTCAGACTTGAGCACCATAGAGGAAGCTAATATGCCCATAAAGAGCACTGTGACCAGGATGAAAAGAAGTTTATTACTGGTTTTCATGCAGTAGTAGTTTAGGTAGCAGGATAAGTTTCTTTGACAAAAGCATCGTAGCGTTCCTGTATCTCCTCCATGCTGATGTCCAGAAGATAGAGCGTACGGAAAAACTCGGGTAATTCTGTTTCCAGAAAGCGTTCTTTACGATAAGCTTTGATTCTTTCCGGAGCATGTAGGCTGGCAAAGTACCCTATGCCCCGCTTGTTGTAGATAATTTCTTTCTGCTGTAAAAAATCATAAGAACGCATGGCTGTGTTAGGGTTGACTTCCATCAGCGCTGCCAGATCCCTTACCGAAGGGATACGTTTCTCCGTAGGCCACTTTTCCAGCAGTATCTGCTCGCAGATATAGTCAGCGATTTGCAGGTAAATGGCTTGTGTATCGTTAAATTCCATGGTTCAGTCTTTAAATCTCCTTCTCCTTCAGGCGAACGTAAGTAGTCCCCCAGATCGCTACTACCAAGAAACTCAGGAAAACATATATCTGCTTTTGAGTAGAAAGGGGGAAAGTAACCACATATCGACGATCCATTATGACTTCCCAGAAAATGAATGGAAAGGTAGTCACTCTGCTAGGGTTTCCGGTAAACTGATAGGCCAGGATTAAATTAAATACAAAGGCTATAATGACAGTTCCCGTTAGTATGCCCAGTGTCTTAAGAAGCGCCTGCTTACTAAAGTAGATGGAGCCCAAAAAGCAGCTACTCTGTAGAATGAAATAAAAGAAACCAAAAAAACGAATTACTTCTGTAGGGATAGAGTTGTATTGTCTTCTGTCTTCAGCAATGTCCTGGTTAGCCGCTTCTATGATCCAGTGATGCAGGAAATAGAAGGAGACTGCCATTGACCCAATAAAAAGTAGATTAATCAGCCAGACGACCAGAAACTTTTCCAGCCGGGAGGCAGGCAACATGATGGCCGGAATCCCCTGTGAAGCGTTATTATAAGTGTTAAAAGCGCTACTGCTAAACAAACTGCTGCCGAGCATAACAGCAAAAAGAGCAGTTCCATGTAGAATGAATAAAAGGTCATTATATCCATTGGTGAATAGTATTGGCGACATCAGTACCAACATTACGCCTACACTTAGGCTGATTGCCATAAGAAAACTTCGGCCGTTTTCAGTTAAATGAAGCTTAAGCAATAAGCCGATGCGAGATATATTTAGGGTTTGATTCATAGGGTGGGGGCTTTAGAGAGGCTTGGTGTACTGAATAGCGCACGAATTCGCTCGGGCTGCTGTATGGCAGCATGAAACAGGCGTTCCAGGTCTACTTTAGATTCCGTCAGATTCTCTAACTGCGCAGAATCCTCCATCACTACGGTATAGCCTTGCAAAGAAGGTTCAGCATACAATACCCGATGGTCGTTTTCGACACTGCTGAGCGTAGTAAACCTAAGCCTTTTACTAATATCCTCCAGGCTTTGGTGCAATAGAATTTCGCTATCATCCAGTACGATTACGGCGTCTATCAGATTATCCAGATCTCTTACCTGATGGGTGGAGATGAGCATCAACCTGTCTTCCTCAAAAACAGAGGATACCAGCTTACGAAACTGACTTTTGGAAGGGATATCCAGCCCATTGGTCGGTTCATCCATGATAAGTACTCTGGTATTGCAGGCCAGCGCAAAGGCGATCAGCACTTTTTTCCGCTGGCCAAAAGAAAGGCCGTCAAGTTTGCTTTCATAAGTGATGTCAAATTCTGTGAGGTAATAGCGAAACTGCTGCTCATTAAATTTTGGGTAAAAAGGAGACTGTGTTTTGAGGTACTTTGTGATACTGATCGGCGGGAGATAAATTTCCTCAGGGATGAAGAGGACTTCCTGTAAAAAAGAGGGCTGACGCTTAAGAGGAATATGGCCCAGGACTTCTGTTTTACCGCCATTTGGATAAAGTAAGCCTGTCATAATTCTCAATAAACTGGATTTCCCAGCACCATTCTTTCCTAAAAGTCCATAAATGCGACCTGCCTCCAGTTGTAAGTTTAACCCATCAAAGAGCCGCCGATGTCGCGTATATCCAAATGTGATTTCCTGCAGCTTAATCATATCATAGTGTATTAGTGAAGTAGTACACTATAAATGTATGTAAAAAACCATTGGAAGCAAATAGATCACAAAAATTATTTAACTAGTCTCCTTGAAAAAAATGAAGACAAAGATGGAAAAGTCAGGTTTTTTTCCTGCTTTTTGGTAATTAGAAACAAATAGAACTACACGCTTACGGCCTGAAGGCATTCGGAAGTATCAAAACTAAAAAGGTCTGTACATCCCATTTTTACAAAGGATTGCTTACTAGCTGGATGATTTGGGAAATCGGAAAGATGGAAAGGGCTTAGGCGGTCAACAGCCAGATAGGTGAATGTGCAATGACCACAAAAGGATTCCAAGAGATAATTTTACATACGAAGAAGCTAATATCCGTAAATAAAAAAGTTATAAGTGGAAGTCGGTAACTTCGCGAATTAAATTAAAGTCAGGAGTTTTTTGGTCAAAACTCCCGACATTGGATTTCAGCAATTTCAATTTATTTCCTCTTCATCTGCCAGTTGCTGTAGTAGCTGTTGCAGGCGGTTCAACTGATCGGCTGCCGCATCAAAGTCTTTGTCCCCGGTAGATTCAAGGTACTGTTCAAAAGCTTCATTGGCTTGTTGAATTAACGTTTGGTCAGTAGAAGCTTGCTCGCTTTGCGCCTGTTGAGCCTGAGCCTGCTCAATCTGACTTTCGGGCAGCATTCCACTTACAGTAGATTCTATATCGGCGCTGGCAACTGTTCCACCAAAAATTCCCTGCAATGCATCTTCAAAATTTTCTGCATAGCTCAGATCATCATTGTGCATGACCACTACAAGTCTGAGTTCGGGATAGGCCGCGGTTTCAGATTGCAGGTAAATGGGTTCTACGTATATAATGGTTTCATCTACAGGAATAGCCAGCACATTACCCCGGATCACATTAGAACCTCTCTGATCCCACAGGCTGAGTTGGGAAGAAAGAAAACTGTTCTGATCTATTTTGGTCTCTACCTGTTGTGGA
Proteins encoded:
- a CDS encoding outer membrane beta-barrel protein — translated: MKKVGVFFFLYLLNSQFLVAQEAADSTQSLTLSAHSDVYFANFSGESEANSLQPVTTVSPRDERFGLNIAQLGVHYNADRVRGNVIIHYGDIAEATWSEEFRAVQEANMGVRLFDKWWVDAGFFATHIGTESFLPKNNYTSATAVATYNEPFFQSGARLSYEGSERLDFAFWVVSGYNYFLDANDAKSVGIATSYALSDNLNLTYTNLFGRESLDGQEPEQYRTYHNLYANWQPADSWFVIIGGDLGTQTNSELENPNGTAFMYNALTTVRWQFSPLYSITARGEIFQDPEGFISGIYTTFDDSIAGLELYGLTLSTEYRPLENAYVRLEGRYLETLNEITIFDNADMTTHRWEMMITMGWEIEKAWAW
- a CDS encoding NIPSNAP family protein; translated protein: MKKYNLHLICLLLGMMLSTSLTYGQQNNKYFYQLKVYHLADESQQQRVDEYLKDAYVPAIHRAGIENIGVFHATESETPMTYVLVPYSSFEKILQTEDALEKDKKYQRAGSDYLDAAHDDAPYERIETILLHAFSDMPAPIVPDLNSPKSERVYELRSYEGATEKLYASKVKMFNEGDEIEIFNNLGFESVFYAETLFGGRMPNLMYMTAYNNRAERDKRWDDFRADPDWLELKVKDEYQNNVSKSDIIFLRAAEYSDF
- a CDS encoding GntR family transcriptional regulator; this encodes MEFNDTQAIYLQIADYICEQILLEKWPTEKRIPSVRDLAALMEVNPNTAMRSYDFLQQKEIIYNKRGIGYFASLHAPERIKAYRKERFLETELPEFFRTLYLLDISMEEIQERYDAFVKETYPAT
- a CDS encoding ATP-binding cassette domain-containing protein — its product is MIKLQEITFGYTRHRRLFDGLNLQLEAGRIYGLLGKNGAGKSSLLRIMTGLLYPNGGKTEVLGHIPLKRQPSFLQEVLFIPEEIYLPPISITKYLKTQSPFYPKFNEQQFRYYLTEFDITYESKLDGLSFGQRKKVLIAFALACNTRVLIMDEPTNGLDIPSKSQFRKLVSSVFEEDRLMLISTHQVRDLDNLIDAVIVLDDSEILLHQSLEDISKRLRFTTLSSVENDHRVLYAEPSLQGYTVVMEDSAQLENLTESKVDLERLFHAAIQQPERIRALFSTPSLSKAPTL